In one Alnus glutinosa chromosome 12, dhAlnGlut1.1, whole genome shotgun sequence genomic region, the following are encoded:
- the LOC133852632 gene encoding large ribosomal subunit protein eL22y — protein sequence MSRGSAPGPKGKKKGVTFTIDCAKPVEDKIMDIASLEKFLQDRIKVGGKAGALGDIVAVTREKNKITVTSDSNFSKRYLKYLTKKYLKKHNVRDWLRVIASNKDRNVYELRYFNIAENEGEEED from the exons ATGAGTCGAGGGAGTGCACCAGGTCCCAAGGGGAAGAAGAAGGGAGTGACATTTACCATTGACTGTGCGAAGCCAGTGGAGGATAAGATCATGGACATTGCATCTCTGGAGAAGTTCCTCCAGGACAGGATCAAGGTTGGAGGCAAGGCTGGTGCTCTTGGTGACATTGTTGCTGTCACCCGTGAGAAGAACAAGATCACTGTTACTTCTGATAGTAACTTCTCAAAGCG GTATCTGAAGTACCTGACCAAAAAGTACCTGAAGAAACACAACGTCCGGGATTGGCTACGTGTGATAGCTTCCAACAAAGATAGAAATGTCTATGAACTTAGGTACTTCAACATTGCCGAGAATGAAGGAGAGGAGGAAGACTGA